The Gossypium arboreum isolate Shixiya-1 chromosome 2, ASM2569848v2, whole genome shotgun sequence region ACCCTTTGAGGCACTATATGGGAGGAGGTGTCAAACACATCTATGTTGGGCTGAGTTGGATGAGAAGAGAACCATTGGACTTGAGTTGGTTTACTGATTGAAGACAAGGTAAAAATGATATGTAAGAGGTTAAAAGCCTCTTTAGATAGAAAAAAGTCCTATACTAAATTGAAATAGTGAGACATTGAGCATAAAGTGGGTGAGcatgtgtttcttaaggtatcgccatggaagaaagtcccaAGGTTTGGGCATAGGGGAAAGTTATGTTCGAGATTTATTGGTCTTTATGAAGTGGTGGAAAGAATTGGTCTTGTAGCATATCGGCTAAAGTTGCCCTAAGAACTTGATCGAATTCATGATatatttcatgtatccatgttgaggaAATATCATACAATCCCATCCCATGTAGTATCAACAGATGACATTGAAGTGTGAACTAATTTTTCATACAAAGAAGAACCAATTAAGATTTTGGATCACAAAGTAAAAGTCCAGAGAAATAAGAGGATTCCTTTAGTTAAAGTGTTGTGGCGAAACCATAAGACAAGCAAAGCTACTTAGGAATCAAAAGAAGCAATGAAGAAATAATATCCTCAAATATTTGAAGGTGAACATTTCAAGGATGAAATGccttaaagtgggggagagttgtagcaTCCCAAGATCGAGCATAAAAGTTTTGGCCTCGCAAGTAAGTGTTCGCAAGTGTTTTGGTGAACTAGGGGTTCGCCAGTACTTTGGCGAATTGGAGAGTTCACTAAAAGAGTATTAGTAAGGAATTACCCAGTGTTTCGACATTGCAGTATACACCAAAAGATGTGGTAAGGGGGACTGCCAATTTTCTGCAAGTTAAGTTTGCCTGTTGGTTTGGTGGGCTGGTGATCTCCAGTTGAGTTGCAAACTAGAGTTCACTAATCAAGTTGTGAATTAGGGTTCGCCAGTTAAAGTCAAGTCAAACTCAAATTAGGAAATAATCATCTTACATAGGACAAAAATACAGGAAGGAAAATTCATGTTCCCAGCATTCTTATCAACACACCTATGGACCTCTTTGAAGATAATTTTCCCTACATTTATCTATCTTCCTTGTAAAATAGAATGCAACAACAACATTCTTTCTTTTGAAACAATTGTGTTATGAGTAGACGGCATAAGATGACTCCTTAAAAGGTGGTACCACACCTTTCTAATTGGTTTAAATGTAGCTCTTTTAACCTTGTAACACTCCTGGCTTGAAATAATCCATTGCGTTCCTTCCACGCATAAATCTTCCAATACTTTTGTCAACCCCTTTGGTGTAATATTCTTGACAAATTTAGAATGCTCATCTCTAACCTCCTCGATGTCGAACTGGGCACTGATATGGTCTACGTCAGATAGCATAGATTTACCCCTTACATAAATAAGGGAGAATCTGGGGAATTTACATAAGTGTAAAACTCTTTTACCCCTTTACCAACTACATCCCATGGGTATAGACAAAATTTGCTCTAGTTGTGCTTTTCTACAATCAAGGATACTAATTCATTGTACCCTATGTGTTGTTCATCCTTCAATAAAAATCCCTATTCAAAGCAAAATGGCCACTTTAGAATCTTAGTTGAATACCTTATAGCTGCACCAACATTAAAGAATATCTTAGGTTGCGGGGTGCCAACGTGCAAAGATTCTACTTTTTTAGAAGTACCCTTTACACTAGCCATGAAGAGAAAGTTagggaaatagaaaagaaaaataatggaGTAAACATCAAATAGTAGATAGGTTGAAGAAGAGAAAACTGTAAAAATGTGAACTTTGTAAGAAGTGGGAAATGTGAACAATTTGAAGAAAATACAAAAGGATAATGATGGCAATTTTTAGGGAATGGGAAATGTGAGGAAAAAGGGTTATGATGTGgaggaaaagttaaaaatggaaaAGTATTTTTGAGGGGGGAATGAAATAAATGATCCCTACATTATGGGCTTCATACTTTAGGTTTTGCAATATTCACTAAATGCAACTccttaaaaatatttcatttgGAATTTTCTAACCGGTCAACTCTTTTATTAACACCTTATCATTCAGTTTTTCATGGCATAATGTTTCTCTGTAATGTTGTGGCAAACTACTACTCAGTACACAAATACAAATCCCACTTCTTTTATTCTGCTCTTattcataataaaaaaaatagaaattaaattgtattaaaaaaaagagaataaaaataacaatgggAAATAACATAGAAAAAAACTACTTAttaatgggaaaaaaaaaacaaacatcaCGAAGGCTAATGATTTGCTTGTCACATTCTATAGGGGCACCCTGGTAATGCTTCAAGCGTTGTCCATTCACCTTGAATGTAGCCCCTATTCTTAGGTCTTTAACAACAACAGCACCATGCAAATACACTTTAATTACTTCAAAAGGTCCTGACCATCAAGATTTTAACTTACCAGGAAATAATTTGAGCTTGGAATTGAACAATAATACctattgtctaggttcaaattgcCTTGGCAAAATCCTGGCATCATGCCATCACTTGGTTATTTCCTTATACAAATGAGTATTCTTATATGCTTGGTTCGAAACTCTTCCATCTCATTCAATTCTAGCAATCTCTTGTCGCTAGCAGCAGCCCATGTTTCGCTTCTTAAATGCCCAAAGCGCTTTATGcttgtgttcaacaggtaaatgaCATAGCTTACCATAAACAAGTTTCAAAGGTGACACCCCTAATAGTGTTTTAAATGTAGTTCAATGTGCCCATAGAGCTTCATCCAATCTAGTAGACCAGTCGTTTGAGATGGATTCACCACTTTTTCTAGAATTTGTTTAATTTCTTAATTAGAGATTTCAAGTTGCCCATTTGTCTGAGGGTCATATGCCATGGCAATTCTATGTTTCACCCCATACCTGCATAAGGCATTGGCAATCAGTTTGCAATCAAAATGGGATCCCTCATCACTAATAATGGCCCTTGATGTACCAACTCATGTGAAAACGTTCTTATGCAAAAATTTCAATGCCAACTTAGCATCAATAGATGCTAGGGCTATTGCTTCTACCTACTTAGAAGCATAGTCTATTGCCAAAAATATGTATAGGTTGCCCACGATGGTGGAAACAAACCCATAAAGTCTATTCCCCATACATTAAATAGTTTAATCTCTAATATACTTTGCAATGGCATTTCCTGTCTCCCAAAAACCTTTCATGTTCTCTAACAACGATCACATgacatataaaatttataatcatCTTTAAATAAACTTGGGTAATAGAATCCTGACTTGAGTACCTTGGCAGTTGTTTTCATTACTCCAAAATGTCCTCTATATGGGGATGAATAACAATGTTGTAAGATACTATGCATCTCATTGTTGGGGACACACTTTCGAATTATTTGATCTACATAATACTTGAATAGGAATGGTTCATACCAATAGTACTATTTGGCATCGTGAAGAAATTTTTGTCTTTTATGAGCATTGAAGTTAATTGGCATTATACCACTTAATAAGAAGTTAACTATTTCAGCATACCAAGGTAATGCATTGGCAATGAGCAATTGTACATCTGGGAATTCTTCCTTAATAAGTTTCTTGTTTTCATCTTCATTTCTCAATTCTATTCTTGAAAAATGGTCATCCACTTAATTTTCAATTCCCTTCTAATCTCTAATTTCCAAATCAAGCTCTTGTAACAAGAGTACACGCCTAATCAATCTTGGCTTGGAATCTTTATTCCGTACCAAGTACTTGATAGTCGAGTGATTTGTGTAGATTGTGACCTTTGTTCCTACTAAATAAGAGAAAAATTtgtcaaatgcaaaaaccactaCCAGTAATTCCTTCTTCGTAATGGTATAATTAAGCTGAGCCTCTATCAATATCCTACTTGCATAAGATATTGCATGTAGAACATTGTTTCTCCTTTGACACAACACTACTCCCATAACATAATCACTGGCATCACACATGAGTTCAAAGGGCAATGTCCATTCTAGAGCAACCACAATCAGTGCTGCTACAAGTCGCTTCTTGAGTTCCTCGAAAGCCTGCAAACATTGATTATCAAAATTAAAAGGTTTATTCTATTCAAGTAAAGTACACAAGAGTTTATATACTTTcaaaaaatctttgataaatcttcTGTAAAATCATGTGTGTCCTAAAAAACTTGTAATACCCTTAACACTGGTGGGCGGTGGCAATTTTTTGATCACTTCTATTTTCACTTTGTCTACTTCAATTCCTCATTGTGACACCCTGTATCCAAGGACAATTCCTTCACTGACAATGAAATAGCATTTCTCCCAATTTAATACTAGATTAGTTTCTTCACAGCAGCATAAAACCAACTTCAAATTCCTTAAGCAATCTACAAAATCATTTCTAAACACagagaagtcatccataaaaacttcaaggAAACTTTCCACCATATCTGAGAATATGGCCATCATGCTGCACCAGAAAGTTGTCAGGGCATTACATAACCTAAACGGCATCCGCCTGAATGCAAAAGTACCATATGGACATGTGAAAGGAAACAATAAAAAGCCTTACCAGCTAATCTGTTTAACATTTGATCAATGGATGGCAAAGGGAAATGATCCTTCCTAGTTGCTTTGTAACCCCCTAAATCTAGCCTAGATGTGATGGCTGAATCTCGAAAAACACATTGGCCATATTGATGGTGCAGATAATCATTTAGCTATTTTCTCTTAAAAATCAGTGTTGCTAAAAATGTCATTGTAACTTATTTGAGAAAACCaattttttgatattttttaGAAAATGTCGTACTTCAATTAAAACATCGCAGTGGATAATTTGTATGTCTAAAAGTCATTTGTCATTTTTAAAATGTAGAATTAAaatatatctcataaaatatcaattttgtgAGCAGATAGTGAGATAGTGTTGAGTTTCAACATCAAAgtattgaattttgaaaacacccTTGTTTGGCCTTATTTAACTTAGTTACAAAAAATCCATCTTAAATTGTTATTTTCACAGTATTTTAAATAATGATTTTAAATCCTAAATTATGCAGAAAAATACAAAACCAAAATAAtccaaagtccaaaagaaaatccCAAGCAAAAATTGTAAAGTCCATGAAAGTCCCAAAATAAAGTATAAGCTGTAACGctcaggtttgtgcaagtgtacacaataattattaagtaataagtaagtattgaGTTATCATCTCCACAAGGATTGTATTTATGCTAAgtcaattaatttgtaaaattatattaacaattttataaataaaaacaatataattgagaagtgatgattaaaatatattaaactaaatgcaatggtCCCTGAAGTGGTTTATCCTAACatgcaactatatgaatgaaatagattttagcagaattaacacaataagcaacaattataacataaataagctaggacaattactttaattaaacacaaattattatcaacatgcttattaatattcggaaaaacattccatggcaacttgatctttcatgagtttggaaaccatattaggtcctttcggaatcctttacttagtaaatacgcattttattgatccttatttactaaaggTTTCTTAGTATTCATGCGAAGTAACAgtgacgtgttaggtttgaaacagtttaatcacacaaatctaaaaactatgcagataatagaGCCTGGTTAGGATTGTTATGTAACctacaatttaatcgggttaggatctaaattgaacATGCACATTTGAATTATGTGTCCATTAgacgtcgtctggttaggatcgcttagctaattcaggtgcatttcaatcatgtatgaatgaaatatagacttgattttaattgaaaatatgatcgattgaggcacaaacattataagcatgaatcaaataaatattattcaatcaaaataatcatcctagcttaaataaaattaagcgaTCATTGTTGTAAAAAAGAACAGTAAACTCATAGaaaacattcttgaattaaaataaagaaaagaaagattaaacccaaatcaaagtggctgtcacccaagactctgactgacaaGGTCTCCTTCATTCCTTCACttcgctcctttgctgatggtTCTCTGAGGTGGCCGActaagggctctttaagaggttAAATTGctaaaaatatttatgcaaagatgatgataggcgtgAGGTC contains the following coding sequences:
- the LOC128285109 gene encoding uncharacterized protein LOC128285109 — encoded protein: MPFRLCNALTTFWCSMMAIFSDMVESFLEVFMDDFSVFRNDFVDCLRNLKLVLCCCEETNLVLNWEKCYFIVSEGIVLGYRAFEELKKRLVAALIVVALEWTLPFELMCDASDYVMGVVLCQRRNNVLHAISYASRILIEAQLNYTITKKELLVVVFAFDKFFSYLVGTKVTIYTNHSTIKYLVRNKDSKPRLIRRVLLLQELDLEIRD